One Leptospira wolbachii serovar Codice str. CDC genomic region harbors:
- a CDS encoding TonB-dependent receptor plug domain-containing protein — protein MKSAKLKLNNRILFGIFLFCFGSPLFAVSIRAKLINPKKEIAEQNLSVLIFETKKFAQTDAEGNVTLDFPSAGDYTLRLLRDTGIQEIKISVGSEDESRTIYTEKKTSAPKTGIVVEGEREKTVSSRTKVRYEEIKRMPGTFGEALRALETLPGVIPNIGFGGGANGIIVRGANPNANTYLYDDLPILYPFHLDGLTSVIHNDLIKSIDLYSGAYPANFNNATGGIIEIETVDSVQKTKGAFQVSLWNTTAYAATPTSGGKGYLAIAGKLGYLDKTLGATGLLPEGIRLPRYNDSQIKYVHNFTPEHQISFYNLTAQDNFAIDVPNKPANDPTSSALALLSGARASFGQSFRTTALRYTWIPGDKFQNRITLINFDPIGEYNVGFGSIQGKQYQRGSYVGVRQDAYWTAARFLKVDFGTEVRKFSFRDYGTEVALRDPTNQSPNPYNSASPDFVGRPLSIQGNTPYYNAYTTLHFKFGNFLFEPGARYDYIQVTGNGALTPRATASYTFPEVGKGMTVYGSGGDVSRFPLTTNFNSETGNPDLRFERARKVSAGIDQKIDQVWQVKVEMFKNQFTDTIIDDPYASSPVGLNPDKGQWLTQPIVANRPLNYSNRATGWSHGYELLIRKNARPGTRDWFGWISYTWSQSFQNTNLYQIYEGDNSQIGGIERKILAAYFPNSKEQLAPWDRTHVANFIYGWRMSEGFQIGGRWSYLTSVPSRPVVGDDGGKFSNPLNGLTYWNPQYSNNPYTSEYGYVKRGTDFHRFDIRFDIFENYSWGYMNWYLEIVNVYMRKNKNGYDFDNSRPFSATNPKQNDTFGTLQLPGGTVIPFFNIGMEVHF, from the coding sequence ATGAAATCAGCAAAACTCAAATTAAATAACCGTATCCTATTTGGGATTTTTCTTTTTTGTTTTGGATCACCACTCTTTGCCGTGAGTATCCGAGCTAAATTGATCAATCCGAAAAAGGAAATTGCAGAACAGAACTTATCGGTTCTAATTTTTGAAACGAAAAAATTTGCTCAAACTGATGCAGAAGGAAATGTTACACTAGATTTTCCATCTGCTGGAGACTACACCTTGCGTTTGTTACGTGATACTGGGATACAAGAAATAAAAATCTCCGTGGGATCCGAAGATGAATCAAGGACCATCTACACCGAAAAGAAAACTAGTGCTCCAAAAACCGGAATCGTAGTGGAAGGGGAACGGGAAAAAACCGTGTCTTCTCGTACGAAGGTTCGTTATGAAGAAATCAAACGGATGCCAGGAACCTTTGGGGAAGCTCTTCGTGCTTTGGAAACCCTTCCCGGTGTCATTCCCAATATCGGGTTTGGTGGTGGTGCCAATGGTATTATCGTTCGGGGTGCCAATCCCAATGCAAACACATATCTTTATGATGATCTCCCCATTTTATATCCATTTCACTTGGACGGATTAACATCTGTGATTCATAACGATTTAATCAAATCCATTGACTTATATTCAGGTGCTTATCCAGCAAACTTTAATAATGCGACAGGTGGAATAATTGAAATTGAAACTGTTGACTCTGTTCAGAAAACGAAAGGTGCTTTTCAAGTTTCCTTATGGAATACAACTGCGTATGCGGCGACACCCACTTCAGGCGGTAAAGGATATCTTGCAATTGCTGGCAAACTTGGATATTTGGATAAAACATTAGGTGCCACGGGACTTCTACCAGAAGGGATTCGTCTTCCGCGTTATAACGACTCTCAAATTAAATACGTTCATAACTTTACACCGGAACACCAAATCTCTTTTTATAACCTAACGGCTCAAGATAACTTTGCCATCGATGTTCCGAACAAACCAGCCAATGATCCAACTTCCTCTGCTCTGGCCCTTCTTAGTGGAGCAAGAGCAAGTTTTGGCCAAAGTTTTCGAACTACAGCACTTAGATACACTTGGATTCCAGGTGATAAATTTCAGAACCGCATAACTTTGATTAACTTTGACCCAATTGGTGAATATAATGTTGGTTTTGGATCCATACAAGGAAAACAATACCAAAGAGGAAGTTATGTTGGTGTTCGGCAAGATGCATATTGGACAGCTGCAAGGTTTCTAAAAGTTGATTTTGGAACTGAAGTTAGAAAATTTTCTTTTAGAGATTATGGAACTGAGGTAGCATTACGAGATCCAACCAATCAATCGCCTAACCCATATAACTCGGCAAGCCCGGATTTTGTTGGTAGGCCCTTAAGTATACAAGGAAATACTCCTTACTACAATGCATATACAACACTTCACTTTAAGTTCGGAAACTTTCTTTTTGAACCCGGTGCTCGTTATGATTATATTCAAGTCACTGGCAATGGTGCTTTAACACCAAGAGCAACCGCTTCCTATACATTCCCTGAAGTTGGTAAGGGAATGACTGTTTATGGAAGTGGGGGAGATGTTTCTAGATTTCCACTTACTACAAATTTTAATTCAGAAACAGGAAACCCTGATTTACGATTCGAAAGGGCAAGAAAAGTCAGTGCTGGTATCGATCAAAAAATAGATCAAGTTTGGCAAGTAAAAGTAGAAATGTTTAAAAACCAGTTCACTGATACAATCATTGATGATCCCTATGCATCGTCTCCTGTTGGCTTAAATCCAGACAAAGGCCAATGGTTAACACAACCTATTGTCGCCAATCGACCGTTAAATTACTCAAACCGTGCTACTGGATGGTCGCATGGATATGAACTTTTAATTCGTAAAAATGCACGTCCCGGCACGAGGGACTGGTTTGGTTGGATTTCCTATACCTGGTCACAGTCTTTTCAAAACACAAATTTATACCAAATATACGAAGGTGATAATTCTCAAATTGGTGGAATAGAAAGGAAAATCCTCGCTGCCTATTTTCCAAATTCAAAAGAACAACTAGCACCATGGGATAGAACCCATGTTGCAAACTTTATCTACGGCTGGAGAATGAGTGAAGGTTTTCAAATTGGTGGTCGTTGGAGTTATTTAACATCTGTTCCATCACGTCCGGTTGTTGGTGATGACGGCGGTAAATTTTCAAATCCACTCAACGGACTCACTTACTGGAACCCACAGTATTCGAATAATCCTTACACGTCCGAATATGGTTACGTGAAACGCGGAACTGATTTTCATAGATTTGACATTCGGTTCGATATTTTTGAAAACTATTCCTGGGGATACATGAACTGGTATTTAGAAATCGTAAACGTTTATATGAGAAAAAATAAAAACGGATATGACTTTGATAATTCACGACCATTTTCGGCAACCAACCCAAAACAAAATGATACCTTTGGGACCTTACAACTGCCAGGCGGAACTGTAATTCCATTTTTTAATATTGGTATGGA
- a CDS encoding LIC20211 family lipoprotein, with protein sequence MKHFFATISIFLLFLGLVHCASSSVGIATSNKPIPNTPYETVKTVEKTFTWYALDLIIFGIPFSEPPITDLYEKVMEEDAGDALVNIRYWNDKSIFGPLTRYRFTIKGDLVRFPSQPTIKSKK encoded by the coding sequence ATGAAACATTTTTTTGCCACTATTAGTATCTTTCTTTTATTTTTAGGTTTAGTCCATTGTGCCTCTTCTTCCGTTGGAATTGCTACAAGTAACAAACCGATCCCAAATACACCTTACGAAACCGTGAAAACTGTAGAGAAAACCTTTACGTGGTATGCATTGGATTTGATCATCTTCGGTATCCCTTTCTCTGAACCACCCATTACTGATTTGTACGAAAAAGTTATGGAAGAAGATGCGGGAGATGCACTCGTTAACATTCGTTATTGGAATGATAAGTCCATTTTTGGTCCATTAACGCGTTATCGATTCACCATCAAAGGTGACTTAGTTCGTTTTCCATCACAACCAACGATTAAAAGCAAAAAATAG
- a CDS encoding LytR/AlgR family response regulator transcription factor, whose translation MDASTYSVLIIEDEYPARMLMMDYIMNCSELKLAGIAESGDKALHLLQEKQFDLVFMDINLPAVNGMDILRKEHNKSIFFIITTAYSEHAVEAFDLDATDYLLKPFSFERFRKSVDKALRFLQESKQTQKPTQEKLTNLKIQSDSAVFLLPFQDIQFISANNKSCVIHTSQKDYETSKLLKEIEEKLPSTQFIRIHKGFLVNLDYVTSLRYDKGGSYTIQLKNEDETTLPVGRSFAQNLKEALKL comes from the coding sequence ATGGACGCCTCCACCTATTCAGTTCTAATCATTGAAGATGAGTATCCCGCAAGGATGCTTATGATGGATTATATTATGAACTGTTCCGAATTAAAACTAGCAGGGATAGCGGAAAGTGGAGACAAAGCCCTGCATCTACTCCAAGAAAAACAATTTGATTTAGTTTTTATGGACATCAACCTTCCTGCTGTCAATGGAATGGATATTTTAAGAAAAGAACATAACAAATCCATTTTTTTTATTATAACAACAGCTTACAGTGAACATGCGGTAGAAGCCTTTGATTTAGATGCGACCGACTATTTACTTAAACCATTTTCCTTTGAACGATTTAGAAAATCCGTAGATAAAGCTTTACGTTTTTTACAGGAATCAAAACAAACCCAAAAGCCCACCCAAGAAAAGTTAACCAATCTCAAAATACAATCAGATTCTGCTGTGTTTCTTTTACCGTTCCAAGACATCCAATTCATTTCTGCAAATAACAAAAGTTGCGTGATCCACACTTCACAAAAGGACTACGAAACTTCAAAATTACTTAAAGAAATTGAGGAAAAATTACCTTCGACACAATTCATTCGAATCCATAAAGGATTTTTAGTTAATTTGGATTATGTGACTAGTCTCCGTTATGACAAGGGCGGATCCTATACCATCCAACTAAAAAACGAGGATGAAACCACCCTCCCGGTTGGCCGCTCCTTTGCTCAAAATCTAAAAGAAGCACTCAAATTGTAA
- a CDS encoding PP2C family protein-serine/threonine phosphatase has protein sequence MRSLSFIFPILLSAVFSLSSERLKVSPDYLTTLSKGWTFTSQGETKPIQVGKGLSLQGLNPPIHGSYKTNFYYEPNNKPLGIYLDRVQEVDKLFINGVLLGETGSVSADGLYSPNWYYKRLYFIPGSVLKVNEVNELEIEIHFRNKTFQGGLFRKVPVMGNYEQLQEFIIREDGRDFCFIMLFFGIGAYQIFSIVLKRQAKANFYLLLSTLIFVMWRLPLLNISYTYTNFSFFFWLKVFFTAQTLLPISIFLFSYSLFQTKFHLKERLLIFFLFCLAFAQTWEIQIPTRILLLRIWEFSLILVVFFIIRGVIRAAKAKKAEAYFLAVGFICICIGATIDIIIDVTSGKNIYLTQYGFLILMILSGVAISYRHAKNEKELSILTKDLEIRVRERTLELREKNQDLEQDLFFASQLQSYLLPKEHPNTIGIKIHTTYLPMKQVGGDLYDWVELDDHRLLLLIADVAGHGVPAAFVSSMVKVQFRESTKNINSPKDVLEHMNQALTSLVSRYFITACCALIDTNEKTITFSSAGHPNPIIYNRVEGKFEFMHIRGPIIGWRDSFTYGEWTHKMEPGDRYFFFTDGVTEARAENKLFGEGKILDLLEKGKNKDIETLSREIIVQISKFSEEELKDDVTFFFIDVT, from the coding sequence ATGAGATCCCTCTCATTTATTTTCCCCATTTTACTTTCCGCGGTTTTTTCGCTTTCTTCGGAACGACTAAAAGTAAGTCCAGATTACCTAACGACACTGTCGAAAGGATGGACATTTACGTCCCAAGGGGAAACAAAACCAATCCAAGTCGGAAAAGGTCTCTCTTTACAAGGACTGAACCCACCGATTCACGGGTCGTATAAAACCAACTTCTACTACGAACCAAACAACAAACCACTTGGTATCTACTTAGACCGGGTCCAAGAGGTCGACAAACTTTTTATCAATGGTGTTTTGTTAGGAGAAACCGGTAGTGTTTCTGCGGATGGATTGTATTCCCCCAACTGGTATTACAAAAGACTATATTTTATACCTGGCTCTGTTCTTAAAGTAAATGAAGTCAACGAACTAGAAATTGAAATTCATTTCCGAAATAAAACCTTTCAGGGTGGTTTGTTTCGGAAAGTTCCCGTGATGGGAAATTACGAGCAATTACAAGAATTCATCATCCGAGAGGATGGGCGAGATTTTTGTTTTATCATGTTGTTCTTTGGAATTGGCGCTTACCAAATTTTTTCTATTGTCTTAAAAAGACAGGCCAAAGCAAATTTTTACCTTCTACTTTCCACATTAATATTCGTTATGTGGAGACTTCCGTTATTAAATATTAGTTATACATACACAAATTTTTCTTTTTTCTTTTGGTTAAAAGTTTTTTTTACAGCTCAGACACTACTTCCTATTTCCATTTTTTTATTTAGTTATTCTTTATTCCAAACCAAGTTCCACCTAAAAGAAAGGTTGTTAATATTTTTCCTTTTTTGTCTTGCCTTTGCGCAAACCTGGGAAATTCAAATTCCGACAAGGATTCTACTTCTCAGGATTTGGGAATTTTCACTTATTTTGGTCGTGTTCTTTATCATTCGAGGGGTCATTCGGGCCGCTAAAGCAAAAAAAGCAGAAGCTTACTTTTTGGCAGTAGGGTTTATTTGTATCTGCATTGGCGCAACAATTGATATCATCATCGATGTAACATCGGGAAAAAATATCTATTTAACACAATACGGTTTTTTAATTCTAATGATTCTTTCAGGAGTCGCAATTTCTTACCGACATGCAAAAAATGAAAAAGAACTTTCAATACTAACAAAGGATTTGGAAATTCGTGTCCGCGAAAGAACCTTAGAACTTAGAGAAAAAAACCAGGATTTAGAACAAGACTTGTTCTTTGCATCCCAACTCCAAAGTTATCTTTTACCGAAAGAACATCCCAATACAATCGGGATTAAAATCCATACCACCTACCTTCCCATGAAACAAGTGGGAGGGGATTTGTACGACTGGGTAGAACTTGATGACCATCGCCTGCTTTTGTTAATTGCTGATGTAGCAGGACACGGTGTTCCCGCGGCTTTTGTATCTTCTATGGTAAAGGTACAATTTAGAGAATCAACAAAAAACATAAACTCACCTAAAGATGTTTTAGAACACATGAACCAAGCTTTGACATCACTTGTCAGCAGATATTTTATTACAGCTTGTTGCGCACTTATTGATACAAATGAAAAAACCATCACCTTCTCATCAGCAGGACATCCCAACCCCATCATTTACAATCGTGTCGAAGGAAAATTCGAATTTATGCATATACGAGGACCAATCATTGGCTGGCGAGACTCATTTACTTATGGAGAATGGACTCACAAAATGGAACCAGGCGATCGGTATTTCTTTTTCACAGACGGAGTAACAGAAGCTCGTGCAGAAAATAAATTATTTGGTGAAGGCAAAATACTTGATCTACTGGAAAAAGGAAAAAACAAGGATATAGAAACTTTGTCTAGGGAAATCATTGTTCAAATTTCGAAATTTTCAGAAGAAGAATTAAAAGATGATGTCACTTTTTTCTTTATTGATGTAACATAA
- a CDS encoding hydrogen peroxide-inducible genes activator encodes MTITQLRYIVALDQFKSFAKAAEHCLVAQPTLSLQIQKVEQELGFELFDRKKNPVITTKLGKAVVDQAKNTLKEADKLYEIAGQWKDEPAGSISIGIIPTVSNYLIPSIYQSLQTEFSKVNFRISELPTLTILEKLESEEIDLGILATPLKIPNIVEHQLYYEPFVVYYPKNAKEKSTSVSMKHIEKYPLLVLGEEHCFRHQSLKICNRNSLAKIESGSVETLKRMVDMGIGVTLLPKLSVDKSSERIVPFDSPEPAREISLVYKKGFYKTKILKKLTSLILGVIPKEYHSKEKFKIIGVSLNQD; translated from the coding sequence ATGACAATCACTCAACTTCGATATATCGTTGCTTTGGATCAGTTTAAGAGCTTCGCGAAAGCCGCCGAACATTGTTTAGTCGCTCAGCCTACATTAAGTTTACAAATTCAAAAAGTGGAACAGGAGCTTGGTTTTGAATTGTTTGATCGAAAGAAAAATCCCGTCATTACAACTAAATTGGGAAAGGCGGTTGTCGATCAGGCTAAAAATACTTTAAAAGAGGCAGACAAACTCTATGAAATTGCTGGCCAATGGAAGGATGAGCCGGCCGGAAGTATTTCTATTGGAATCATTCCAACTGTAAGTAATTATTTGATTCCTTCTATTTACCAGAGTTTACAAACTGAATTTTCTAAAGTAAACTTTCGAATATCGGAATTACCTACCTTAACCATACTTGAAAAATTGGAATCGGAGGAAATTGATTTAGGGATTCTCGCAACTCCGCTGAAAATTCCTAATATCGTAGAACACCAGCTATACTACGAACCCTTTGTAGTGTACTATCCCAAAAATGCCAAAGAAAAATCTACATCTGTTTCCATGAAACATATCGAAAAATACCCCTTACTCGTGCTTGGTGAAGAACATTGTTTTCGCCACCAGTCCCTAAAAATCTGTAACCGTAACTCACTTGCAAAGATCGAAAGTGGAAGTGTGGAAACTCTAAAACGCATGGTGGATATGGGAATTGGTGTAACCCTTTTACCCAAACTCTCTGTGGATAAATCTTCGGAACGGATTGTTCCTTTTGATTCTCCGGAGCCTGCTCGGGAAATCAGTTTGGTATATAAAAAGGGATTTTACAAAACCAAAATTTTAAAAAAACTCACTAGTTTGATTCTTGGTGTGATTCCTAAAGAATACCATTCTAAAGAAAAATTTAAAATCATTGGGGTGTCTTTAAACCAAGATTAG
- the ahpC gene encoding alkyl hydroperoxide reductase subunit C yields the protein MSNINTQIPDFTTEAFHNGAFKKISKKDVLGKWSVFVFYPADFTFVCPTELGDVADYYAELQKMGVEVYSVSTDTHFVHKAWHEASDTIKKIKFPMLGDASGKITRGFGIMIEEDGQALRGTFVVNPEGVIKTAEIHDLGIGRSAEELVRKVQAAQYVANNDGEVCPAKWKPGNSTLKPGLDLVGKI from the coding sequence ATGTCCAATATCAACACTCAAATTCCTGACTTTACCACGGAAGCTTTCCATAACGGTGCTTTCAAAAAAATTAGCAAAAAAGACGTCCTCGGAAAATGGTCCGTATTTGTTTTTTATCCTGCGGATTTTACTTTTGTTTGCCCGACAGAACTTGGCGACGTAGCTGATTATTATGCTGAACTCCAAAAAATGGGAGTGGAAGTGTACTCTGTCTCCACTGACACACACTTTGTTCACAAAGCTTGGCACGAAGCAAGTGATACTATCAAAAAAATCAAATTCCCAATGTTAGGTGATGCTTCTGGAAAGATCACTCGAGGATTTGGAATTATGATCGAAGAAGATGGTCAAGCTCTTCGAGGAACATTTGTAGTGAACCCAGAAGGTGTGATTAAAACGGCAGAAATCCATGATCTTGGGATCGGACGTTCTGCTGAGGAACTTGTACGTAAAGTGCAAGCAGCACAGTATGTTGCAAACAACGACGGAGAAGTTTGTCCTGCAAAATGGAAACCAGGTAATTCCACTTTGAAACCAGGCCTTGACTTGGTAGGAAAAATCTAA
- the ahpF gene encoding alkyl hydroperoxide reductase subunit F translates to MLDESTKEQVKQYFERIKNPVNIRLYSGDHEKREELIEFLNDIVSLSSNLSLEHSAEKNDGLRFSIVSEGKPTGIEFSGIPMGHEFASLILAILQSGGNPIRLEEGILSAVSKLKENLHFETFISLDCHNCPEVVQTLNSFALVNPFISHNMIDGAMYPDLVKEKNIQGVPAVFLNGKRFLSGKAEASIIFDKLLELYSVPETNEENSDITNPSDIYDVTVIGGGPSGVTAAVYSARKGLKTLVIADRLGGQVKDTLGIENIISIPYTTGPELTHVLSEQLDKNQILKKENVRVLKIESGSLKTIHLNTGERIITKTVILSTGAKWRELNVPGEKDFIGKGVAYCPHCDGPFFKDKDVAVVGGGNSGVEAALDLSGIVKSVTLIEFGDKLNADQVLLDKVAQSPNIKTLVKAQTMEIQTNTEKVTGLTYKDRSSEKSETIPLDGVFVQIGLVPNSSFVNDLVATNRFGEILVDEKCKTNVDGIFACGDVTNTPYKQIIIAMGEGAKAAISAFEYLLHAA, encoded by the coding sequence ATGTTAGATGAATCAACAAAAGAACAAGTAAAACAATACTTCGAAAGAATCAAAAATCCAGTAAACATACGATTGTATTCGGGAGATCATGAAAAACGTGAGGAGTTGATTGAGTTTTTAAATGATATCGTCTCCTTAAGTTCTAACCTTTCTTTGGAACATTCTGCGGAAAAAAACGATGGTCTTCGTTTTTCCATTGTTTCGGAAGGAAAACCAACTGGAATTGAGTTTTCAGGAATTCCAATGGGTCATGAGTTCGCATCATTGATCTTAGCAATTCTTCAGTCCGGTGGAAACCCAATCAGATTGGAAGAGGGAATTCTTTCTGCAGTCTCAAAACTAAAAGAAAACTTACACTTTGAAACATTCATCTCTCTTGATTGTCATAATTGTCCCGAAGTGGTTCAAACTCTCAATAGTTTTGCCCTAGTGAATCCTTTCATTTCGCATAACATGATTGATGGGGCCATGTATCCCGATCTTGTAAAAGAAAAAAATATCCAAGGAGTTCCCGCAGTTTTTCTAAATGGAAAACGATTCCTTTCAGGAAAGGCAGAAGCATCCATTATTTTCGATAAACTTTTGGAATTGTATTCCGTTCCTGAAACAAACGAAGAAAATTCCGATATCACCAATCCATCTGATATTTACGATGTAACCGTCATTGGTGGAGGACCGTCTGGTGTGACAGCGGCAGTTTATTCTGCAAGGAAAGGATTAAAAACCCTTGTCATCGCGGATAGGTTAGGTGGTCAGGTGAAGGACACTTTAGGGATCGAAAATATTATATCAATTCCTTATACAACTGGCCCAGAACTTACTCACGTTTTGTCAGAACAATTGGACAAAAATCAAATCCTCAAAAAAGAAAATGTCAGAGTTTTGAAAATTGAATCTGGGAGTTTAAAAACCATCCATTTGAATACGGGAGAACGTATCATTACAAAAACAGTAATTCTGTCAACTGGTGCCAAATGGCGTGAACTCAATGTTCCCGGTGAAAAAGATTTTATTGGAAAAGGGGTTGCCTATTGTCCTCATTGTGATGGTCCTTTCTTTAAAGATAAAGATGTTGCTGTTGTTGGCGGAGGAAATTCTGGTGTAGAAGCTGCACTAGACCTTAGTGGAATCGTGAAATCAGTCACCTTGATTGAGTTTGGTGACAAGTTGAATGCCGACCAAGTGTTATTAGATAAAGTGGCTCAGTCTCCGAATATAAAAACTTTGGTCAAAGCACAAACTATGGAAATCCAAACCAATACAGAGAAGGTCACCGGGCTTACTTATAAAGATAGAAGTTCAGAAAAGTCAGAAACCATTCCTCTCGATGGAGTTTTTGTTCAGATCGGACTTGTACCGAACAGTAGTTTTGTGAACGATTTAGTGGCGACTAACAGATTTGGCGAAATACTTGTCGATGAAAAATGTAAAACCAATGTAGACGGAATTTTTGCTTGCGGAGATGTGACAAACACTCCTTACAAACAAATTATCATCGCCATGGGTGAGGGAGCAAAGGCTGCTATCAGTGCTTTTGAATATCTATTACACGCGGCCTGA